Proteins from a single region of Nerophis ophidion isolate RoL-2023_Sa linkage group LG08, RoL_Noph_v1.0, whole genome shotgun sequence:
- the birc5a gene encoding baculoviral IAP repeat-containing protein 5a: MELFNESDTFKMYFCENRLKTFEGWPFDEDCACTPENMAKAGFLYTPVDNSPDAATCFFCLKELEGWEPDDDPQKEHKSHSPSCHFLALKKKVEELPLNEFLKLHQARHKRLISKNCNEAVDKFEVAARLVKSEILKMEMGK; the protein is encoded by the exons ATGGAGCTTTTTAACGAAAGTGATACATTTAAGATGTACTTTTGCGAGAATAGGTTAAAAACTTTTGAAGGGTGGCCATTTGACGAAGACTGCGCCTGCACACCGGAAAAC ATGGCAAAGGCTGGCTTCCTTTACACGCCTGTCGACAACAGCCCAGATGCTGCCACGTGTTTCTTCTGCCTCAAGGAGTTGGAGGGCTGGGAGCCGGACGATGACCCACA GAAAGAGCACAAATCGCATTCACCCTCGTGTCACTTCTTGGCCCTGAAGAAGAAAGTAGAGGAGCTGCCTTTGAACGAGTTCTTGAAGCTCCACCAGGCGAGGCACAAGCGCCTCATC AGCAAAAACTGTAACGAGGCCGTCGACAAGTTTGAGGTGGCTGCAAGATTGGTGAAATCGGAAATTCTCAAGATGGAAATGGGCAAATAA
- the faap100 gene encoding Fanconi anemia core complex-associated protein 100 isoform X1: protein MEGRCEVETLAEFGYLSQSCILKAGSLLRNNVFLSTGHDEVYVFNSQDRNLKAIVHFPAPVSDLTVDDDKQILYVACWKGVYGVCLSPLLCRVQSSEASSCPSHVKVSGEHFVIREEGVSALLLVNSALLNVTRKDPSWQLTLYKISEESIFSSYEMFASFKVPVVFNTVHHSTEECRRPFLLCVHSANTAAPSSGLSSGHVYLEVVLFKLLFGIDAALTKSPVIFCGLPDGRLCFIPQRVPGCQLRVLHSLEQPVVFVGVSAECLVAVGEQGRVVLITSQQGRPEEGGFRAAFTQVCVPGPVVCACLDGQSLYYSTGSDMLVLDLPLGSTEGSKPFKGEARSSNNQVGSLQNPTSLNVCRVSTLVQHESDNADKAQLLGLSFRGQLQRISLPVRAQGAASSNLPSLHVGRSIRDVLAAIGDIYERSSVLKAAIKSKNQTMLQLNQVLNISFLLNGGADCQEKPIRCHATTSWSTMLQKDSLNLKCILENGSCYDLEQGWTLNITVSPLCRSQGGEGCSSHFSFPFHTLPPRGKVDFSLPLASAGESSYPITLFCLLTFPFSVLLREEAVSGLPDGGLISLPLNTLTVDWLHALQVKSPADTVSQHCNIDTIQAFLKSRLSEEGGGDAGNVQHSASIKVSSELLRDTLMLRPPSNVGLSLLQWILWERHKGVKVHGDKVVLNNSVVCARAPNGHIIKLTAKEESAGTEEESLAIVEIRVESSSMAALCGMHHAVLHRIQSLLQRAPEKSSTVQMQSLCVRQALLRAETLLQQVQQSRISSSFSGGVSTAQVTSSLLSVYQELRDNPLFII from the exons ATGGAAGGAAGGTGTGAGGTGGAGACGCTGGCAGAGTTTGGTTATTTATCACAGTCGTGTATTCTGAAAGCAGGGTCCTTATTACGGAATAATGTGTTTCTCAGTACCGGACACGACGAAGTGTATGTCTTTAACTCCCAGGACAGAAATCTCAAG GCAATCGTCCACTTTCCGGCTCCTGTAAGTGACTTGACTGTGGATGATGACAAGCAGATCCTCTATGTGGCCTGCTGGAAGGGAGTGTATGGTGTCTGTTTATCACCTTTGCTGTGCAG GGTTCAAAGCTCTGAAGCATCCTCATGTCCATCTCATGTTAAAGTATCTGGTGAGCATTTCGTTATCAGAGAGGAAGGAGTATCAGCCCTACTTTTGGTCAACTCTGCGCTCTTGAACGTTACCCGGAAAGACCCATCCTGGCAGTTGACACTGTACAAAATATCAGAGGAGTCAATATTCAGCAGCTATGAGATGTTTGCATCATTCAAAGTTCCTGTGGTATTTAATACGGTACATCACAGCACAGAAGAGTGCAGACGCCCATTTTTGCTTTGTGTCCACTCTGCTAACACCGCTGCACCATCAAGTGGTCTATCGAGCGGTCACGTCTACCTTGAAGTGGTCCTCTTTAAACTCCTATTTGGGATCGACGCAGCCCTCACTAAGTCTCCGGTTATCTTTTGTGGTCTGCCAGATGGCCGTCTGTGTTTCATACCTCAGCGAGTCCCTGGATGTCAGCTCAGAGTCCTGCACAGCCTGGAGCAGCCGGTTGTGTTTGTCGGGGTGTCTGCAGAATGTCTGGTGGCTGTGGGGGAGCAAGGCAGAGTGGTGCTGATCACATCCCAGCAAGGACGACCAGAAGAAGGAGGCTTTAGAGCTGCTTTTACTCAAGTGTGTGTCCCTGGGCCTGTGGTGTGTGCCTGCTTGGATGGACAGTCCCTTTACTACAGCACTGGGTCAGACATGCTGGTGCTGGATTTACCACTGGGATCCACTGAAGGATCAAAGCCATTCAAAGGGGAGGCGAGATCCAGTAATAATCAAGTTGGTTCCCTTCAGAACCCCACCAGTTTAAATGTGTGTCGGGTCAGCACCTTGGTGCAACATGAAAGCGACAATGCAG ACAAAGCTCAGCTGCTGGGGCTGTCGTTTAGGGGACAGCTCCAGAGGATTAGTTTACCTGTGAGGGCACAGGGCGCAGCATCGTCCAATCTTCCTTCACTACATGTTGGCCGCAGCATCAGAGATGTCCTGGCGGCTATAGGAGACATTTATGAAAG ATCATCAGTGCTAAAAGCTGCAATCAAATCTAAGAACCAAACCATGCTGCAACTGAATCAGGTGCTCAACATCAGCTTCTTATTGAACGGCGGAGCAGATTGCCAGGAGAAACCCATTCGTTGTCACGCCACCACAAGTTGGAGTACGATGCTTCAGAAAGACTCCCTGAACTTGAAGTGCATCCTGGAAAATGGAAGTTGTTATGATCTTGAGCAAGGATGGACTCTAAACATCACTGTGTCGCCTTTGTGTCGTTCCCAAGGAGGCGAAGGCTGCTCCTCACACTTTTCATTCCCATTTCATACTCTCCCACCGAGGGGGAAAGTGGACTTTTCCCTGCCGTTAGCTTCTGCAGGAGAGTCCTCTTACCCCATTACCCTTTTTTGCTTGCTCACCTTCCCCTTCTCGGTTCTCCTCAGAGAAGAAGCAGTGTCAGGCCTGCCTGATGGCGGTCTTATCAGTTTACCATTGAACACGTTGACTGTGGATTGGTTGCACGCCTTGCAGGTGAAGAGTCCTGCAGACACTGTgtctcaacattgcaacattgacACCATTCAAGCTTTTCTGAAATCACGCCTAagtgaagaaggaggaggagatgcGGGCAACGTGCAGCACTCAGCAAGCATCAAGGTGTCATCAGAGTTACTAAGGGACACGTTGATGCTGAGACCACCCTCAAATGTGGGTTTGTCCCTGCTGCAATGGATCCTGTGGGAACGACACAAAGGGGTAAAGGTGCATGGAGACAAGGTGGTCCTCAACAACTCTGTGGTCTGTGCTCGAGCCCCAAATGGACATATCATAAAACTGACAGCAAAAGAG GAGAGCGCGGGGACAGAGGAGGAGTCTCTGGCAATTGTGGAGATTCGAGTTGAGAGCTCCTCAATGGCAGCTTTGTGTGGAATGCATCATGCCGTCCTGCACAGAATACAG AGTTTGTTGCAGAGAGCCCCTGAAAAGTCTTCCACTGTCCAGATGCAGAGTTTGTGCGTGAGACAAGCACTACTGCGGGCGGAG ACACTGTTGCAGCAGGTCCAGCAAAGTCGAATCTCGAGCAGCTTCAGTGGGGGCGTGTCCACAGCCCAGGTGACATCATCTCTTCTCAGTGTTTATCAAGAACTCAGAGACAATCCTCTATTTATTATTTGA
- the faap100 gene encoding Fanconi anemia core complex-associated protein 100 isoform X2: MCFSVPDTTKCMSLTPRTEISRQSSTFRLLVQSSEASSCPSHVKVSGEHFVIREEGVSALLLVNSALLNVTRKDPSWQLTLYKISEESIFSSYEMFASFKVPVVFNTVHHSTEECRRPFLLCVHSANTAAPSSGLSSGHVYLEVVLFKLLFGIDAALTKSPVIFCGLPDGRLCFIPQRVPGCQLRVLHSLEQPVVFVGVSAECLVAVGEQGRVVLITSQQGRPEEGGFRAAFTQVCVPGPVVCACLDGQSLYYSTGSDMLVLDLPLGSTEGSKPFKGEARSSNNQVGSLQNPTSLNVCRVSTLVQHESDNADKAQLLGLSFRGQLQRISLPVRAQGAASSNLPSLHVGRSIRDVLAAIGDIYERSSVLKAAIKSKNQTMLQLNQVLNISFLLNGGADCQEKPIRCHATTSWSTMLQKDSLNLKCILENGSCYDLEQGWTLNITVSPLCRSQGGEGCSSHFSFPFHTLPPRGKVDFSLPLASAGESSYPITLFCLLTFPFSVLLREEAVSGLPDGGLISLPLNTLTVDWLHALQVKSPADTVSQHCNIDTIQAFLKSRLSEEGGGDAGNVQHSASIKVSSELLRDTLMLRPPSNVGLSLLQWILWERHKGVKVHGDKVVLNNSVVCARAPNGHIIKLTAKEESAGTEEESLAIVEIRVESSSMAALCGMHHAVLHRIQSLLQRAPEKSSTVQMQSLCVRQALLRAETLLQQVQQSRISSSFSGGVSTAQVTSSLLSVYQELRDNPLFII, from the exons ATGTGTTTCTCAGTACCGGACACGACGAAGTGTATGTCTTTAACTCCCAGGACAGAAATCTCAAG GCAATCGTCCACTTTCCGGCTCCT GGTTCAAAGCTCTGAAGCATCCTCATGTCCATCTCATGTTAAAGTATCTGGTGAGCATTTCGTTATCAGAGAGGAAGGAGTATCAGCCCTACTTTTGGTCAACTCTGCGCTCTTGAACGTTACCCGGAAAGACCCATCCTGGCAGTTGACACTGTACAAAATATCAGAGGAGTCAATATTCAGCAGCTATGAGATGTTTGCATCATTCAAAGTTCCTGTGGTATTTAATACGGTACATCACAGCACAGAAGAGTGCAGACGCCCATTTTTGCTTTGTGTCCACTCTGCTAACACCGCTGCACCATCAAGTGGTCTATCGAGCGGTCACGTCTACCTTGAAGTGGTCCTCTTTAAACTCCTATTTGGGATCGACGCAGCCCTCACTAAGTCTCCGGTTATCTTTTGTGGTCTGCCAGATGGCCGTCTGTGTTTCATACCTCAGCGAGTCCCTGGATGTCAGCTCAGAGTCCTGCACAGCCTGGAGCAGCCGGTTGTGTTTGTCGGGGTGTCTGCAGAATGTCTGGTGGCTGTGGGGGAGCAAGGCAGAGTGGTGCTGATCACATCCCAGCAAGGACGACCAGAAGAAGGAGGCTTTAGAGCTGCTTTTACTCAAGTGTGTGTCCCTGGGCCTGTGGTGTGTGCCTGCTTGGATGGACAGTCCCTTTACTACAGCACTGGGTCAGACATGCTGGTGCTGGATTTACCACTGGGATCCACTGAAGGATCAAAGCCATTCAAAGGGGAGGCGAGATCCAGTAATAATCAAGTTGGTTCCCTTCAGAACCCCACCAGTTTAAATGTGTGTCGGGTCAGCACCTTGGTGCAACATGAAAGCGACAATGCAG ACAAAGCTCAGCTGCTGGGGCTGTCGTTTAGGGGACAGCTCCAGAGGATTAGTTTACCTGTGAGGGCACAGGGCGCAGCATCGTCCAATCTTCCTTCACTACATGTTGGCCGCAGCATCAGAGATGTCCTGGCGGCTATAGGAGACATTTATGAAAG ATCATCAGTGCTAAAAGCTGCAATCAAATCTAAGAACCAAACCATGCTGCAACTGAATCAGGTGCTCAACATCAGCTTCTTATTGAACGGCGGAGCAGATTGCCAGGAGAAACCCATTCGTTGTCACGCCACCACAAGTTGGAGTACGATGCTTCAGAAAGACTCCCTGAACTTGAAGTGCATCCTGGAAAATGGAAGTTGTTATGATCTTGAGCAAGGATGGACTCTAAACATCACTGTGTCGCCTTTGTGTCGTTCCCAAGGAGGCGAAGGCTGCTCCTCACACTTTTCATTCCCATTTCATACTCTCCCACCGAGGGGGAAAGTGGACTTTTCCCTGCCGTTAGCTTCTGCAGGAGAGTCCTCTTACCCCATTACCCTTTTTTGCTTGCTCACCTTCCCCTTCTCGGTTCTCCTCAGAGAAGAAGCAGTGTCAGGCCTGCCTGATGGCGGTCTTATCAGTTTACCATTGAACACGTTGACTGTGGATTGGTTGCACGCCTTGCAGGTGAAGAGTCCTGCAGACACTGTgtctcaacattgcaacattgacACCATTCAAGCTTTTCTGAAATCACGCCTAagtgaagaaggaggaggagatgcGGGCAACGTGCAGCACTCAGCAAGCATCAAGGTGTCATCAGAGTTACTAAGGGACACGTTGATGCTGAGACCACCCTCAAATGTGGGTTTGTCCCTGCTGCAATGGATCCTGTGGGAACGACACAAAGGGGTAAAGGTGCATGGAGACAAGGTGGTCCTCAACAACTCTGTGGTCTGTGCTCGAGCCCCAAATGGACATATCATAAAACTGACAGCAAAAGAG GAGAGCGCGGGGACAGAGGAGGAGTCTCTGGCAATTGTGGAGATTCGAGTTGAGAGCTCCTCAATGGCAGCTTTGTGTGGAATGCATCATGCCGTCCTGCACAGAATACAG AGTTTGTTGCAGAGAGCCCCTGAAAAGTCTTCCACTGTCCAGATGCAGAGTTTGTGCGTGAGACAAGCACTACTGCGGGCGGAG ACACTGTTGCAGCAGGTCCAGCAAAGTCGAATCTCGAGCAGCTTCAGTGGGGGCGTGTCCACAGCCCAGGTGACATCATCTCTTCTCAGTGTTTATCAAGAACTCAGAGACAATCCTCTATTTATTATTTGA